From Solanum stenotomum isolate F172 chromosome 2, ASM1918654v1, whole genome shotgun sequence:
TTTAATCGAATTCAGCCATGCAAATATCAAACACTTGacggaaggaaaaaaaaaggggtggggggtggggtggaGGAGAACATCAAAAGGAGTGGAAGAATTGCCAAATTGCAACTAGAAAAGTATGTTAGGAGTATCAAAACTTCAAACTTGTCATCAATATTGTTAtagtacattttatatattacaTAAACAATCTTCATCTCCTACTCTATTTTCTAGCCTAAGGAAGTCATTATGACACACGTTCAACTAAACTATCACATTGCAAAGAGGATAAATTAGAAGAAACATGTGTTCCTTTACATGTATCAATAGAGGAAATtgcttctccaatttcaacaTTACCAAGTTTTGTTCTCAACAAACATAGAATATACTCCATCAATTCATTCTCACATGGAACTTGCAAAGGGCCATTCACATTTGAACCATACTCCTCTTCAGCCATTTCGAGTAAAACTTTGAAAAGTGGATGATTTAGATAGTACAATGGCACAACAAATCTCTTGCCTTCCTTTGTATATACAACAAATTGACCTTTCCTTCCTTTTCTCCACTTGGCTATAATGTTACTTAACTTCTTAGAAGGACTCTTCATTTGAGTGTCTATCCTTAACAAACTTTGAAACAATTTAGATTATCGATTTTCGCGATGGaagcaagaaaagaaagaaattatgaCTTCAGCAATCACTTCTCCGGATATTTTGGCTGGCTCAAGCTATCGAGAAAACCAATATGGACATATACGAGTTATTTGTTCTATCAAGAAAAGTTTATGATCGGAAttgtgaaattatatatatgctCAAGGAATATATAAGTAAAGCTAAGAAgcaagaattatatatatacaagaaTTAACAAAGTGGATGAG
This genomic window contains:
- the LOC125856492 gene encoding auxin-induced protein X15; the protein is MKSPSKKLSNIIAKWRKGRKGQFVVYTKEGKRFVVPLYYLNHPLFKVLLEMAEEEYGSNVNGPLQVPCENELMEYILCLLRTKLGNVEIGEAISSIDTCKGTHVSSNLSSLQCDSLVERVS